A window of Streptomyces profundus genomic DNA:
GCACCACCGGCACCGACCACCAGCCCGGCACCCTCTTCGGCGTCGAGGTCAGCTGCCGGGTGCGGGGCCTCGACATGCTCGGCGTCGGCGTGACATCCACGATCTCGGGCCTCTCCAGCTCGCCCATCGACCCCTATCGGAGGTCGGGATGAGCAGCGGCGTCGCCTGCGAACGCGAGCGCGGCTCAGGCGCGCTGGTGGTGATCTTCTCCGCGCTGGTGGTGCTGGCGCTCGCGGCGTTCGTGGTGGACGGCGGCCTCTCCATCGCGCAGCGCGAACGGGCCGCCGACATCGCCGAACAGGCCGCCCGCTACGCCGCGCAGGACCTGGACGAGGCGGCGTTGCGGGACGGGGTCTCGCCGGCGCCGATCAACTTCGGCAACTGCGCCAACCGGGTCGCCGAGTACGCCGCCTCCGTCGGCATGGAGCCCGCCGACATCGCGGCGTCCGAGTGCACGGAGACGGGCACCAACCAGGTCACCGTGCGCATCAGGCTCACCTACCGGCCGGTGTTCACCGGCTTCGTCTACGACCAACCGCTGACCGTCTGGGGCGAGGCCACGGCCGAGGCCCAGGTCGGCTGAGCCAGGACCCAGCCACCCCCGCACCTCCTGCACCTCCCGCACCGACCGAGTCCGCCATCCGAACCCACGGGAGCACCCGCCATGGCCCGCACTCCACCGCCCGTCCCGGGGAACCGGACGCCCGTCCCGGTCCGCGGACGGCGCGGTCCGCGCGATGTGCTGCTCGCCTGCGTCGCCATCCTGGCGCTGCTCGCCCTGGTGGTGGGCGTGCCGCTGGCGCTGGCCAGCCTGGTCGGCTGGCCGCTGCCGCGCACCGCGCCCAGCTGGGACATGCTGACCGAGGAGATCGACGCCGACACCTTTGTCGCCGTGCTGGCGGTGCTGGTCTGGGTGGCCTGGGCGCAGTTCACCGCCTGTGTGCTGGTGGAGGTGCGGGCGGCCGTCTCGGGCGTCGGCCTGCCACGGCGGGTGCCGGGGGCCGGCCCCAGCCAGCTGCTGGCCCGCCAACTGGTCGGTGCCGTCCTGCTGTTGACGTCGGCGGCGGCATCCATGACGCCGGGGCTCAGCCAGTTGGGGCAGACCTTCGACTCGCCGGGGCAGGGCCGGGTGGTCGCCGAGGCCGCGCTGGTGCCGGGCGGCGGGCAGACGGTGGTGCTCTCGTCCGGCCTCGCCGACACCCCCAAGGTGAACGAGGCGCCCTCGCCCGCCGAGGACGCGGGCACCGTCGAAGCGGCCGATCCGGAGGGGGCCCAGGCGCTCTACTACCGCATCCAGCCGCCCGACGGCCGGCACCACGACACCCTCTGGGGCGTCGCCGAACGCCATCTGGGCGACGGCCTGCGCTACAAGGAGATCTACCAGCTCAACAAGGACCGCCTCCAGCCGGACGGCTCCCGGCTGACGGAGGCCAGCCTGATCAGGCCCGGCTGGATCCTCCAGATGCCGGCGGACGCCCAGGGCGGCGAGCTGGTCGAACTCCCCGGCGAGGCCGCGGAGTTGACCGCCGATGAGGCGGCCGAGCTCGAACAGTTCGAACGTTACGGGCGTACGGGCGCGCCGCCGGCCGCCACCGCCCTCGCCGACGCCGAGGAGCCAGCGGAACGGGTGGGCCCGGAGGACCGGCAGGCCGACACGGGCGGCAAGGGCACCGACCGGCCCACGCTGCCCATTGAGGAGCAGCCCCCCGGGCCGCCACCCCCGCCGGAGGCCGAGGCGGAGACGGACGCCGATGCCGCGACCGATGCCGGGGCCGGGACCGATGCCGCGACCGATGCCGCGACCGATGCCGGGACCGATGCCGAGGCGGAGCCGGGCCTGCCCGACGCGTTGGTGGCCGCCCCGCTGCTGGCCGCCGGGCTGCTGGTGGCGCTGGGCCGCACCCGTCGCATGGCGCTCTGGCAGAGCGCCGCCGGCATGCGGGGCCGGGGCGTCGGCGACGGCCTCGCCCCGCCGACCCCCCGCGCCACCGACGCCAGGGACGCCCTGCTGGTGGGCGCCGCACCCGACCAGGTCGCCTTCCTCGACCGGGCGTTGCGACTCCTCTCGGCCGCGCTGGCCGAGGAGGGCCGGGTCCTGCCCGCCGTCTACGCCGCCTGGCTCGGCTCGCGGGAGCTGCACCTCCAGCTCTCTGGCCCGGTCGGCCGCCCGCCCGCGCCCTGGAGCCAGGGCCAGGACCAGACCTACTGGACGCTGGAGCGCGGCCGGCTGCCCGAACCGCCCGACGGGGTGGCGCCGGACGCGGAAGCGCCCTACCCGGGCCTGGTCAGCCTCGGCATGCGGGAGGAGTTGCGGCTGCTGCTCAACCTGGAGGCGGTGCCGGGGATCGTCGCCGTCCAGGGCGCGCCGGGGGATCGGGAGGCGGTGCTCGCCTCCATCGCCGCCGAACTCGCCACCAGCGGCTGGTCCGACCGGATGACCGTCACCCTGGTCGGCTTCGGTGCCGAACTGGCGGCCCTGGCCCCCACCCGGGTGCGGCATCTCGACGATATCGCCGGGCTGTTGGAGGTGATGGAGACGGAGACCGGGCTGCGTCGCGGCGCCCTGCGGCACGCGGGCCACGAATCGCTGCTCAGCGGGCGCACCGGACCGGCCCGGCAGCAACAGTGGGCGCCCCACCTGGTGTTGGTCGGCGTTCCGCCGGACCAGGACCAGGCGGAGCGGCTCGCCGGCCTCGCCTCGATCTCGGCGTCCCTCGGCATCGGCTATCTGCTCGCCGCCGACCACGTCGAACTGCCCGGCGTCGCCTGGGGGTTCGAGATCAGCCCGGACGGGCTGCTGACCGAGCCCGACATGGGCCTCACACTCCGTGCCCAGCTGCTGCCCGCCGAGCAACGCGCCGCCGTGGTCGAGCTGTTCGGCGACCTCACGGGCGACCAGGTCGAACCGGCCGCCGATCACACCGTCGATCTGACCCGGGGCCGCCCGGGCGTCTATGTCTCCCTGCTCGGCGGCCTTGAGACCACCGGGCTCGACGAGCCGGACGCGGAGCGCGCCGGAAGGCTCCGGGAGGCGTTGGCGCTGCTCTCGCTGCACCGGGAGGGCGTGCACCGCCGGGTGTTGGGCTCGGCGCTCTGGCCGCGCGGCGTCACCGACGAGCTGCGGGACGCGCTGATCGACCGCCTCGCCCACTGGCTCGGCACGGACCCGACGGGCGTCCCGCGCCTCTCCGCCGGCCGGGACGGGCGGCTGGCGCTCTCCGCCGATGTGCTCTCGGACTGGGATGTGCTGCGCACCCTGCACCACCAGGTGCTGGTCAGCGAGAACCCGACCGAGACGGGGTCGCCGGCGGACCGGATGCGCAAGCTGCGCGACGCCCTCTCCCTGGCCGGCGGCGCGCTGCTCGCCGGGCAGCGGGAAGGCGGCGGCTTCGGCTGGCTCGAACACGAGATCGTCGACGCCCAGTACCCGCTGCTGGTCGCGGAGATCGCCCTCACCCTGGCCGCGGAGCACCGCGCCGCCGGCGAGGGCGAGGCCGCCTACGCCGCCGTCCGCTCGGCGCTGGCCGCCGCGCCGACGGACGAACGCCTCTGGAACGAGCTGCTGCGCGCCGCCCACGCCACCGCTCGCCCCGACTGGCTGACGGGCGCCGTCCGCTGGCTGACCGCCCACCACGCCCAGCTCTTCGGCCCCAGCACCCCGCTGCCGGCCCAGACGGAGGCCCTGCTCGACGAGCTCCTCCCGAGCTGGCGGGCCTCGCCCTGACGCCCCCGGCGAATATCCGGGTGCCGTGCGGGTGCCGGTTCGGCAGGATGCCGTGCATGAGTGAGAGTGAGCGGGGCGAATCGGCGTTGCGGGGGGCCGTGGTGGTGATCGCGGGGGTGATGGCCGCGGGGAAGTCGACGGTGGCGCAGGCGTTGGCCGAACGGCTGCCGGCGGCGGCGCATGTGCGGGGGGACACGTTCCGTCGCATGATCGTCTCCGGCCGGGTGGAGCCCGACCCCTCGGCGGGGCCGGAGGCCGAGGCCCAACTCCGGCTGCGCTACCGGCTGTCGGCAGCCGTCGCCGACGGCTACGCCGAGGCGGGGGTGACGGCCGTGGTGCAGGACGTGGTGCTCGGCGACGACCTGTCCTATCTGGTCGGACAGGTGCGCAGCCGCCCGCTGTACGTGGTGGTGCTGGCGCCCTCCCCGGCGGCGGTCGCCGCCCGCGAGGCGGCCCGCGCCAAGACGGCCTACGCCGAGAACGGCGGCTGGACGGTGGCGGCGCTGGACGGTTGGCTGCGCGAACGCACGCCGAGGATCGGCCGCTGGCTGGACACCTCGTCCCTGGACCCGGCCGGCACGGTGGACGCCATCCTGGCCGACCTCCCCACCGCACGGGTGGCCTGAGCGGTCGACGTCACTCCCCGACGAGGCGCCGCACGGCCTCCGCGACGAGATGCGCCCGTTCCTCCTCGTCGAAGACGTCGGGCAGCGTGAGCTGTTCGACGATCAGCCAGTTGAGGGCGAGGATCAGCAGCTTCACCGAGGTGGCGTCCCCCGGCAGCCCCGACTGTTCGTGGTGGGCGACGTTGTGGGCGATGTCGGCCCGCACGCGTGCGGTGAGCACCGCGCGCAGTTCGGGGCGCCTGGTGCTCTCCAGGCGGAGTTCCAGCAGCGCCAGATAGCCGCTGCGGAAGGTGGTGAGCTTGCCGACCAGGTCCGTCATCAGCTCGTGGAACCGCTCGCTGGTCGGCGCGATCGGCTCCTGTTCCGCGACGGTGGCCTCGTCCGGGACGAGCCGTTCGTAGACCCGGCCGCCGGACTGGGTGAGCAGTTGGTCCCGGTTGGCGAAGTAGTTGGAGGCCGTGCCCGCCGGTACGCGCGCCTGCTTGTCCACCGCGCGGAAGGTCAGCCCGCGCGCGCCCTCCCGCGCCAGCACCTCGATCGCGGCGTCCAGCAGCTCGGATCGACGCTGGTCGTTTCTGCGCACCATTGACACCACTCCATCCGTAGTACTAAGTTCAAAGCACTCTGGTCAGAGTACTACGTGAGGGGTCGCGCATGCGCAAGCTTGTCTACTACGTTGCCGTCACCGTCGACGGCCGAATCGCCGGACCGGGCGGCGAGTTCGACTTCTTCCCGCAGGGCGAGGGGGAGCAGCTGGCGGCGTACCACGGTTGGATGGCGGAGCGGCTGCCGGAGACCATTCCGACCGTCGGCCGGGAGGCCGTCGGCGTGGCGGGGACGGCCAACCGGCGCTTCGACACGGTGCTGATGGGGGGCGCCACCTACCGCGTCGGCCCCGCCAACCCGTTCGCCCACCTGCGGCAGTACGTGGTCTCCCGCACCATGACGCCCGACCAGGACCCGGCGGTGACCGTGGTCGGGGACGACCCGCTGGGCCTGGTCAGGGGCCTCAAGCGGGAGGAGGGGCAGGACCTCTGGCTCTGCGGCGGCGGGCAGCTCGCCAGCGCGCTGCTGCCCGAGATCGACGAACTGATCGTCAAGAGCTATCCGGTGGTCGCCGGCGACGGCATCCCCGCCTTCGACGGGGAGTTCGGGCCCACCCTCTTCGCCGTCACCGAGCGGCGGTCCTTCGACAACGGGGTGGTCGTCAGCTGGCTGGCTCGGCGGTGACCCCGACGGCGGGCCCGGGGCCGGCCGCGTCGTGCTCCGTGAGGAACTGGGTCGCGGCCAGCTCCGCGTAGAGCGGGTTGGCCGCCACCAGCTCGCTGTGCGTGCCGACGGCGCGAACGCGTCCGGCCTCCATCACCACGATGCGGTCGGCCGATGTCACCGTGGAGAGGCGGTGCGCCACCACCAGCACGGTGGTGCGCCGCGAGATGTCGGCGACGGTGTCCCGCAGCGCCGCCTCGTTGACCGCGTCCAGCTGGGAGGTGGCCTCGTCCAGCAGCAGCAGGCGCGGGCGGCGCAGCAACGCCCGGGCGATGGCGACGCGTTGGCGTTCGCCGCCGGAGAGCTTGGTGCCGCGATGGCCCACCACCGTGTCCAGCCCTTCGGGCAGCCGCTCGACCAGGCTCTCCAGCCGGGCCGTGCGCAGCGTCCCGGCCAGCTCGGCCTCCGAGGTCACGGGGGCGCCGAAGAGGAGGTTGTCGCGGAGCGTGCCGGAGAGCACCGGCGCGTCCTGCTCCACATAGCCGATGGCGGCGCGCAGCTCGGGCAGGTCCCACTCCAGGACGTCCCGGCCGTCGACCGTGACCCGGCCGTCCGTGACGTCGTAGAACCGCTCGACCAGGGAGAAGACCGTGGTCTTGCCGGCGCCGGACGGGCCGACGAAGGCCGTCATCCCGCGCGGCGGCACCGCGAAGTCCACGCCGTGGTGGACCAGCGGCAGATCGGGGGCGTAGCGGAAGCGCACCCCCTCGAAGGCCAGCGCGGCCGGCTCCTCGGACGGGGACCGCGCCGGCTCCTCGTCGCTCCGCTCCGGCTCGGCCGGCATCCGCCACACCTCGCGCATCCGGCTGATCGCGGCCGATCCGACCTGGTACTGGGTGATCGCCTGCACCACATCCTGGAGCGGCGCCATCAGATAGAACACATAGAGCAGGAAGGCGACCAGGGTGCCGATCTCGATGGCGCCCGTGGCCACCCGCGCGCCGCCGACCGCCAGCACGGTGATGAACGCGCCCTGCATGGCGAGCCCCACCGTGTTGCCCGCGATCGCCGACCACTTGGCGGCCTCCACGCTGGCCTCCCAGGACCGCTCGGCCGCAGCGTGCACCGTGCGCTCCTCACGCCGCTCGGCCCCGGCGGCCTTCACGGTGCGCAGCGCGCCCAGCACCCGCTCCAGGCTGGCGCCCATGTCGCCGACCGACTTCTGGGCGCGCTTGCTGGCGCGGTGGATCAGCGGCGCTATCACCCCGATCACCACGGCGGCGACCGCGATCACGCCCGCCGTCACACCGAGCAGGACCAGATCGACCACGCCCATCATCACCAGCGTGGCCACCAGCGTCAGCCCGCCGGTGCCGAGCCCGATGAGCGACTGGGTGGTCATCGCGCGCAGCAGGGTGGTGTCCGAGGTGGCGCGGGAGAGCAGATCGCCCGGCTCGCTGGCGTCCACCGCGGAGACCCGCAGCCGCAGCAGATAGGACGTCAACGAGCGGCGGGCGGTCAACACCACCGACTCGGCGGTGCGTTGCAGCACATAGGCGCCGAGCGCGCCGATCACCGCGTTGGCCACGACCAGCAGGGTCAGCCAGAGCAGGGCGCCCGAGATGGCCTTGTCCGCCGTGAGGTTCTCGATCAGGGAGCGGGCGACCAGCGGCAGCGCGAGACCGGTGGCGCCCGTCACCAGCGAGAGCAGCGCCCCGGCGAGCAGCGCCCAGCGGTGCGGCCTGACGTAGCCAAGCAACACCCGCCAGGCCGGCGGCTCGTCCGCTCTTCTCCCGCCGCTTCGTTCCGTCGCCTGGTCAGTCACCGCACACCCCGCCTGCCTCCGAACGACACATCATCCCCACCGTGAGGAACGCCTGACGCGCGCAGAAGGTTGCGTCGGCCGCCGGAAGGCGCGCCGGCGGCGGCAACGGGCGTCCGGCTTCGGGGACTTCGTCCTGTTGAGGCGGGTGGGGGCCGGCGAGGAGAATGGGCGGGCCACCGGAGGGGGCTGTGTGCGGCTCTACGGGACGGGCCGCGCGTCCGGAGGTCACTCCGCCCTACCCTGGAGCAGCCCCTCATGGACGGTTCTGTCCGTTTTCCTCTGCCCGCTCGCCGGGCTCTGACGCTCTCGGGCCTGCTGGCCCTGGTCTGCGCCGTGTTGCTCGGCCTGACCACCCCCACCGCCCGCGCGGCCGATCCGCGGGTCGAGCCGGCCGCGGTGCCTGCCGCCGAGGCCACCCGGATCATGGCGCTCGGTGACTCCATCACCGGCTCGCCCGGCTGCTGGCGCGCCCTGCTGTGGCAGGACATGCAGGCCGCCGGCTACACCGACGTGGACTTCGTCGGCTCCCGCACTCCCGACGGGTGCGGCTTCCCCTATGACGGCGAACACGAGGGCCATGGCGGCATCCTGACCACCGGCATCGTCCGGGACAACCTGCTGCCCGGCTGGCTGGCGACCAGCGACCCGGACGTGGTGATGATGACGCTGGGCACCAACGACGTGTGGAGCGGCGTCCCGACCCCGACCCTGCTGGACGCCTACTCCACCCTGGTCGGCCAGATGCGGGCCGCCAACCCGGACGTCCGGGTGCTGGTCGCGCAGATCCTGCCGATGGCCCCGGTGGGGTGCGCCGACTGCGGGGCGCGGGTGGTGGAGTTGAACGCCGCCATCCCGGCGTGGGCCGCCGGTCTGGACAGCGCCCGGTCGCCGATCACCGTCGTCGACCTGTGGACGGGCTTCGACACCGGGACCGACACCTATGACGGAGTGCACCCGGGCGACTCCGGCATCCGCAAGATGGCCGACGTCTGGTTTCCCGCACTGACCGGCGTGCTGGACGAGCTGGCCCAACTCCGCTGAGACGGGGGCCCGTTCGGGTCGGTGCGCGGCACCGGCCCGGGCGGGCCCCGGCGCTGGTCCATCCGCCTGTCACAACCGCTGGCTACCATCGCGCTGTTCCGGGGGTCCGCACGAGCGCTGGAGGTACGAGTGAGGTACACGCGACTGGGAGCGACAGGGCTTGAGGTCTCGGCGATCTGTCTGGGGTGCATGAGCTTCGGCGTGCCCGAACGCGGCGCGCACCCGTGGTCGTTGGACGAGGAGCGGAGCCGCCCGCTGATCCGGCGGGCGCTGGAGGCCGGCATCACGTTCTTCGACACGGCCAACGTCTACTCGGACGGCACCAGCGAGGAGATCACCGGGCGCGCGCTGGCGGACTTCGCCCGCCGCGAGGACGTGGTGATCGCGACCAAGGTGCACGGCCGGATGCGGCCGGGGCCCAACGGCGCCGGGCTGTCGCGCAAGGCGATCCTCAGCGAGATCGACAACAGCCTGCGCCGCCTGGGCACCGACTACGTGGACCTGTACCAGATCCACCGCTTCGACCCGCACACGCCGATCGAGGAGACGTTGGAGGCGCTGCACGACGTGGTCAAGGCCGGCAAGGCGCGCTATATCGGGGCCTCGTCCATGCACGCCTGGCAGTTCGCCAAGGCGCTGTTCGTCGCCGAGCGCAACGGCTGGACGCGGTTTGTCTCGATGCAGAACCACCACAACCTGATCTACCGCGAGGAGGAGCGGGAGATGCTGCCGCTCGCCGCCGACCAGGGCGTCGGGGTGATCCCGTGGAGCCCGCTGGCGCGTGGGCGGCTGACACGCGACTGGGACGAGTCGACGGCGCGTTCGGCCACCGACGAGTTCGGCGCCACGCTCTACCAGCCGGCGGACCGCGCGGTGGTGGAGCGGGTCGCGGCCGTCGCGGCCGAGCGCGAGGTGCCGCCGGCCCGGGTCGCGCTGGCCTGGCTGCTGGCCGATCCCCGGATCACCGCGCCCATCGTGGGCGCCACCGCGGCCCGCCATGTCGAGGACGCGGTCGGCGCGGTGGAACTCACCCTGACCGAGGCGGAGATCGAGCGGCTCAACGAGCCGTATGTGCCGCACGCGGTGGCCGGTTTCCGGTAGCGGGCGGTCGTCAACCGGTGGGCGTGGAAGGCCGGTTCCGGAACCTGGGGGAGTGTCTTGACACCCCAATGGTCCAGACCTAACTTCGGCAGCCAGCCCAGCGTTCAAATGGACGCTCGATGTTCATGCACGTGAACGCCAGGGGCTGTCGAACGTCGCGTATCCGGTCCGTTGTTGCCTGAGAGAGGCTCCCCCATGTTCAACAGACCCGCGTCCGTCGCCCCGTCGACCGTCCGCAGACGATGGCG
This region includes:
- a CDS encoding TadE/TadG family type IV pilus assembly protein, whose protein sequence is MSSGVACERERGSGALVVIFSALVVLALAAFVVDGGLSIAQRERAADIAEQAARYAAQDLDEAALRDGVSPAPINFGNCANRVAEYAASVGMEPADIAASECTETGTNQVTVRIRLTYRPVFTGFVYDQPLTVWGEATAEAQVG
- a CDS encoding BTAD domain-containing putative transcriptional regulator, which produces MARTPPPVPGNRTPVPVRGRRGPRDVLLACVAILALLALVVGVPLALASLVGWPLPRTAPSWDMLTEEIDADTFVAVLAVLVWVAWAQFTACVLVEVRAAVSGVGLPRRVPGAGPSQLLARQLVGAVLLLTSAAASMTPGLSQLGQTFDSPGQGRVVAEAALVPGGGQTVVLSSGLADTPKVNEAPSPAEDAGTVEAADPEGAQALYYRIQPPDGRHHDTLWGVAERHLGDGLRYKEIYQLNKDRLQPDGSRLTEASLIRPGWILQMPADAQGGELVELPGEAAELTADEAAELEQFERYGRTGAPPAATALADAEEPAERVGPEDRQADTGGKGTDRPTLPIEEQPPGPPPPPEAEAETDADAATDAGAGTDAATDAATDAGTDAEAEPGLPDALVAAPLLAAGLLVALGRTRRMALWQSAAGMRGRGVGDGLAPPTPRATDARDALLVGAAPDQVAFLDRALRLLSAALAEEGRVLPAVYAAWLGSRELHLQLSGPVGRPPAPWSQGQDQTYWTLERGRLPEPPDGVAPDAEAPYPGLVSLGMREELRLLLNLEAVPGIVAVQGAPGDREAVLASIAAELATSGWSDRMTVTLVGFGAELAALAPTRVRHLDDIAGLLEVMETETGLRRGALRHAGHESLLSGRTGPARQQQWAPHLVLVGVPPDQDQAERLAGLASISASLGIGYLLAADHVELPGVAWGFEISPDGLLTEPDMGLTLRAQLLPAEQRAAVVELFGDLTGDQVEPAADHTVDLTRGRPGVYVSLLGGLETTGLDEPDAERAGRLREALALLSLHREGVHRRVLGSALWPRGVTDELRDALIDRLAHWLGTDPTGVPRLSAGRDGRLALSADVLSDWDVLRTLHHQVLVSENPTETGSPADRMRKLRDALSLAGGALLAGQREGGGFGWLEHEIVDAQYPLLVAEIALTLAAEHRAAGEGEAAYAAVRSALAAAPTDERLWNELLRAAHATARPDWLTGAVRWLTAHHAQLFGPSTPLPAQTEALLDELLPSWRASP
- a CDS encoding AAA family ATPase codes for the protein MSESERGESALRGAVVVIAGVMAAGKSTVAQALAERLPAAAHVRGDTFRRMIVSGRVEPDPSAGPEAEAQLRLRYRLSAAVADGYAEAGVTAVVQDVVLGDDLSYLVGQVRSRPLYVVVLAPSPAAVAAREAARAKTAYAENGGWTVAALDGWLRERTPRIGRWLDTSSLDPAGTVDAILADLPTARVA
- a CDS encoding TetR/AcrR family transcriptional regulator produces the protein MVRRNDQRRSELLDAAIEVLAREGARGLTFRAVDKQARVPAGTASNYFANRDQLLTQSGGRVYERLVPDEATVAEQEPIAPTSERFHELMTDLVGKLTTFRSGYLALLELRLESTRRPELRAVLTARVRADIAHNVAHHEQSGLPGDATSVKLLILALNWLIVEQLTLPDVFDEEERAHLVAEAVRRLVGE
- a CDS encoding dihydrofolate reductase family protein — encoded protein: MRKLVYYVAVTVDGRIAGPGGEFDFFPQGEGEQLAAYHGWMAERLPETIPTVGREAVGVAGTANRRFDTVLMGGATYRVGPANPFAHLRQYVVSRTMTPDQDPAVTVVGDDPLGLVRGLKREEGQDLWLCGGGQLASALLPEIDELIVKSYPVVAGDGIPAFDGEFGPTLFAVTERRSFDNGVVVSWLARR
- a CDS encoding ABC transporter ATP-binding protein, which codes for MTDQATERSGGRRADEPPAWRVLLGYVRPHRWALLAGALLSLVTGATGLALPLVARSLIENLTADKAISGALLWLTLLVVANAVIGALGAYVLQRTAESVVLTARRSLTSYLLRLRVSAVDASEPGDLLSRATSDTTLLRAMTTQSLIGLGTGGLTLVATLVMMGVVDLVLLGVTAGVIAVAAVVIGVIAPLIHRASKRAQKSVGDMGASLERVLGALRTVKAAGAERREERTVHAAAERSWEASVEAAKWSAIAGNTVGLAMQGAFITVLAVGGARVATGAIEIGTLVAFLLYVFYLMAPLQDVVQAITQYQVGSAAISRMREVWRMPAEPERSDEEPARSPSEEPAALAFEGVRFRYAPDLPLVHHGVDFAVPPRGMTAFVGPSGAGKTTVFSLVERFYDVTDGRVTVDGRDVLEWDLPELRAAIGYVEQDAPVLSGTLRDNLLFGAPVTSEAELAGTLRTARLESLVERLPEGLDTVVGHRGTKLSGGERQRVAIARALLRRPRLLLLDEATSQLDAVNEAALRDTVADISRRTTVLVVAHRLSTVTSADRIVVMEAGRVRAVGTHSELVAANPLYAELAATQFLTEHDAAGPGPAVGVTAEPAS
- a CDS encoding SGNH/GDSL hydrolase family protein; the protein is MDGSVRFPLPARRALTLSGLLALVCAVLLGLTTPTARAADPRVEPAAVPAAEATRIMALGDSITGSPGCWRALLWQDMQAAGYTDVDFVGSRTPDGCGFPYDGEHEGHGGILTTGIVRDNLLPGWLATSDPDVVMMTLGTNDVWSGVPTPTLLDAYSTLVGQMRAANPDVRVLVAQILPMAPVGCADCGARVVELNAAIPAWAAGLDSARSPITVVDLWTGFDTGTDTYDGVHPGDSGIRKMADVWFPALTGVLDELAQLR
- a CDS encoding aldo/keto reductase gives rise to the protein MRYTRLGATGLEVSAICLGCMSFGVPERGAHPWSLDEERSRPLIRRALEAGITFFDTANVYSDGTSEEITGRALADFARREDVVIATKVHGRMRPGPNGAGLSRKAILSEIDNSLRRLGTDYVDLYQIHRFDPHTPIEETLEALHDVVKAGKARYIGASSMHAWQFAKALFVAERNGWTRFVSMQNHHNLIYREEEREMLPLAADQGVGVIPWSPLARGRLTRDWDESTARSATDEFGATLYQPADRAVVERVAAVAAEREVPPARVALAWLLADPRITAPIVGATAARHVEDAVGAVELTLTEAEIERLNEPYVPHAVAGFR